The DNA window AAGTTGTTATGCCCGATGCGGAAAAGCCAAGCCCGGAAATTGCTCCCGGCCCGGAACGAGTCTAGCCCGGCCAACGCCTTGAGGAAGGTCTCCTGGGTCAGGTCCTCGGCAGTGTGCCGGTCCTGCGCCAGATGGTACAGCCAGCGGTACAAGCGGTCCCAATACCGCTCCACAAGCTGAGCGAACGCCTGACGGTCGCCGGCTTGCGCGGACCGGACCCAGCAGGTTTCATCATCCGGGTGGGAACGATTGCTGGCATTCACGCGGCGGCTCATCCACCTGAATTCCTGGCAGCCTCCAGTGCGACTGTCTTTACTATACCACCTTTCCCGCACGGATGTGCGCCGCCGGGGAGCCAGCAGGTTCCGGCCCCAGCTTTCCCGCCGGCGTCCGTTCCACCGCTCAACCCCATTAACGCTCCTCCGTCTGTTCCCGTTGGCGCTTTTCATCCCCTCGCCTCCCAGTGACTCCCCTATAACGGTGGGGCGCGAAACGGCTGCAACAACTGCACCACCCCCGCGGGCATCCGGGGCAATCCCGACACCGCCGGCCACGGCCAGGTCTTCATCTCCGTGCCGCTCTGCTGGCTCACCAGCAACTCGTGATTCTGGACCATCGCCGTGCGCGTCAAGCGGTACCAGTAGCCGACCAGTTGAATGAATGCCTCCCGCACCGCCACCGGCGTCGCTCCGCTCGGCGTCGTGTACACCACTTGCAACGCGCCGGGCCAATCTCCGTTGCCCCCGTCCTGTGGCTCCAGAAACGGCCCATCCACCGATTCCACCACGCCCCGCTCCCGGTGCACCACAAAACTGGTCAACGGCCGCTCCGTGTAAGGCCCAAACTCCCGCTTGGGGTCCACCTTGAGGCTCACCAGCGTCTCCACAGGGAAATTGCGCAAAAACACTAGGGTGTAACCGGCGGCGTGCACCTCCGTGAAGGTCCCGCCGGTCCACTCCCGCCCGGTGTACTCCCGAATCCATTCCCCCGCAGAGGTCATCAGGCGCTCCAGCAGGCCGTCGCTGTCCGTCCCGCTGATTCCCAGCGCCAGCTTCACATTCGCCAAGGTTTCCAGCATGTGTGAACCTCCTTTTAGAAAAATCAACAGAGTAAAATTGTCATAATAATTCTGAGTTATTTGTTTTGGATATTTGACAATACAATAGAAACCATCGGATTTTGAGAGAATCGAGGAGGCAGAGACCAGGCGGCGCGAGGAGTCGGCCTCG is part of the Thermogemmata fonticola genome and encodes:
- a CDS encoding phage head-tail connector protein, which codes for MLETLANVKLALGISGTDSDGLLERLMTSAGEWIREYTGREWTGGTFTEVHAAGYTLVFLRNFPVETLVSLKVDPKREFGPYTERPLTSFVVHRERGVVESVDGPFLEPQDGGNGDWPGALQVVYTTPSGATPVAVREAFIQLVGYWYRLTRTAMVQNHELLVSQQSGTEMKTWPWPAVSGLPRMPAGVVQLLQPFRAPPL